Proteins from a single region of Enoplosus armatus isolate fEnoArm2 chromosome 6, fEnoArm2.hap1, whole genome shotgun sequence:
- the cry2 gene encoding cryptochrome-2, producing the protein MVVNSVHWFRKGLRLHDNPALQEALNGADTVRCVYILDPWFAGAANVGINRWRFLLESLEDLDSSLKKLNSRLFVVRGQPTDVFPRLLKEWKVTRLTFECDPEPYGKERDGAIIKMAQEFGVETIVRKSHTLYNLDRIIEMNNNSPPLTFKRFQTIVSRLELPRRPLPPITQQQTDNCRTKIADNHDQLYSIPSLEELGFRTEGLPPAVWRGGESEALDRLNKHLDKKVWVANFEHPRANTCSLYGSPTGLSPYLRFGCLSCRVLYYNLRELYMKLRKRCSPPLSLFGQLLWREFFYTAATNNPNFDRMEGNPICVQIPWDQNPEALAKWAEGRTGFPWIDAIMTQLRQEGWIHHLARHAVACFLTRGDLWISWESGMKVFEELLLDADWSVNAGSWMWLSCSAFFQQFFHCYCPVGFGRRTDPSGDYIRRYIPILKDYPNRYIYEPWNAPESVQKAANCVVGVDYPKPMINHAEGSRLNIERMKQVYQQLSHYRGLSLLASVPTIQEEAEPPMTDESQTSSGPDSPTRGPDTEVAGCSTAPDSSTVCASSTSHPDLEYASQNRPSQTPCTSSGSQTRLSAAITSSSASPAQSPLSGSKPSSPSSSCPTSSSSPSPATPATQTSSLGPRRRGLACKVRRSQRQRGRQSWAPAAREGERRSEEEEEGEEEERMEEERMEEDVEQDEERMEDGTSGEIPGHQQ; encoded by the exons ATGGTGGTGAATTCAGTACACTGGTTTCGCAAAGGTCTGCGGTTGCACGATAATCCGGCGTTGCAGGAGGCCCTCAATGGAGCGGACACAGTGCGCTGTGTTTATATCCTAGACCCGTGGTTTGCTGGTGCCGCTAACGTGGGAATCAACCGATGGAG GTTTCTGCTGGAATCTCTGGAGGACCTGGACAGCAGTCTGAAGAAGCTCAACTCCAGATTGTTTGTAGTCCGAGGGCAGCCTACTGATGTTTTCCCAAGGCTTTTGAAG GAGTGGAAAGTGACCAGGCTGACGTTTGAATGTGACCCCGAGCCTTatgggaaggagagagatggggcCATCATCAAGATGGCCCAGGAGTTCGGAGTGGAGACCATCGTTAGAAAGTCGCACACCCTCTACAACCTGGATAg GATAATAGAGATGAACAACAACAGTCCTCCTCTGACCTTTAAGCGCTTTCAGACCATTGTGAGCAGACTGGAGTTGCCCAGGAGACCACTGCCTCCCATCACCCAGCAGCAGACGGACAATTGTCGCACTAAAATAGCCGACAACCATGACCAGCTCTACAGTATACCTTCGCTGGAAGAACTAG GCTTCAGGACCGAGGGTTTACCTCCAGCTGTTTGGCGAGGAGGAGAGTCCGAGGCCTTGGACAGACTCAACAAACATCTGGACAAAAAG GTGTGGGTGGCCAACTTTGAGCACCCTCGGGCCAACACATGCTCTCTGTATGGCAGTCCCACTGGCCTCAGCCCCTACCTGCGCTTCGGCTGCCTGTCCTGCAGGGTTTTATACTACAACCTCAGAGAGCTCTACATGAAG CTCCGGAAGCGGTGCagtcctcctctgtccctgttCGGCCAGCTGTTATGGAGGGAGTTCTTCTACACAGCTGCCACCAACAACCCGAACTTTGACCGCATGGAGGGAAATCCCATCTGTGTGCAG ATCCCGTGGGACCAGAACCCCGAGGCACTGGCCAAGTGGGCTGAGGGTCGGACTGGTTTTCCCTGGATTGACGCCATCATGACCCAGCTGAGGCAGGAGGGCTGGATCCACCACCTGGCCCGACATGCTGTGGCCTGTTTCCTCACCAGGGGGGACCTGTGGATCAGCTGGGAGAGCGGCATGAAG GTGtttgaggagctgctgctggatgcGGATTGGAGTGTCAATGCTGGCAGCTGGATGTGGTTGTCCTGCAGCGCCTTCTTTCAGCAGTTCTTCCACTGCTACTGTCCTGTCGGCTTTGGAAGGAGAACTGACCCATCAGGAGACTACATCAg GCGTTACATCCCCATCTTGAAGGACTACCCGAACCGCTACATCTATGAGCCGTGGAACGCCCCGGAGTCGGTCCAGAAGGCAGCCAACTGCGTGGTGGGAGTGGATTACCCCAAACCTATGATTAACCACGCAGAGGGCAGCAGGCTCAACATCGAGAGAATGAAACAAGTTTACCAGCAACTCTCCCATTACAGAGGACTCA gTCTACTAGCATCAGTACCAACGATCCAAGAGGAGGCAGAACCACCAATGACCGATGAGTCCCAGACCAGCAGTGGCCCCG ACTCTCCTACCAGAGGTCCTGACACTGAAGTAGCTGGCTGTTCTACAGCTCCTGATTCGTCCACAGTCTGTGCATCCTCCACCTCGCATCCAGACCTGGAGTACGCATCGCAGAATCGCCCGTCCCAGACACCCTGCACCTCCTCGGGCTCACAAACGCGGCTCTCTGCAGCAATAACATCTTCATCTGCCAGCCCAGCCCAGAGCCCATTGTCAGGGTCCAaaccctcctccccttcctcctcatgTCCCACCTCGTCCTCGTCCCCCAGTCCAGCCACGCCCGCAACTCAGACCTCCTCCCTGGGGCCCAGGAGGAGGGGCCTCGCCTGCAAGGTCCGGCGCAGCCAGAGGCAGCGGGGGCGACAGAGCTGGGCCCCAGCAgccagggagggagagaggagatcggaggaggaggaggagggggaggaggaggagaggatggaggaggagaggatggaggaggacgtTGAGCAGGATGAAGAGCGAATGGAGGACGGGACATCTGGAGAGATACCAGGACATCAGCAGTAA